Part of the Lucilia cuprina isolate Lc7/37 chromosome 5, ASM2204524v1, whole genome shotgun sequence genome is shown below.
CCCAAATTTGCCATAACAATAGTATCGACCATGGTGGGATTGTCTTGGGTACCCAAAGTAACTTGTAAACCTCTGGGTGGTGCCCCGGTGGAGGCATCAAAACAGTGTCCTTCCAATAGCAAATATTCCAATTCAAATTCACTGTGCACAGGACCTCCTATTTCACTCAACTTTATATTATCCAAATCATAAACGGAGCGTACGGCTTCGACCAACCAATTTTCGGGTACTTGAACATTTTGTGTTAACAAGGGATTGGCCGGCACACCGGTAAACTTGGCTATGGGTCCCTCAGCTAATTCACCATTAGGCAAGAACTGTATTTCGGTTTCCACTACATAGCGATAGAAATTCTTCACGGGCATATCACTATGCTGGTTGACGGGAGTCAAATAAACTTTCATATTACAATTGACTGTATTGCGCAGGAGTATTAAAATGGGTGCCAATTTCTGAGCACTTCTAGAGGCTGGATCTACAACGGCATTAATTTCGAAATGCGGCAAATCTTCGTGTTTGGGTTTAAGCTTGACCACGGAGTGAGCCTCCTTAACATCATCGGGTATCTTAAATCTGGTCTTCGATTGTCTGGGTATAAGACAGGCGTAGAGTTTTAATAAAGTATCACTATCAAAGTCTGATTCTTCTATATCtagagatttttgttttaaaaccttACGCAATTTATCGCCATATTGTATGGCATTGAAACGATCGATTAAACCAAAGTCTTCTATGCCAAATTGTTCATTAGTGCCAATAGGTCCTATAATTTTACCATTACCTATAACCAAACGTTCATTAGCCTTTAGATTGAGTACTCTTTGGGCATAAACTCTTAGGATTTTCATGTGTAATTCGGTGAAGTCCAAGAAATCATTGACTTGTCCTGGAATTTCCCATTTATCTGAGGATTGTTTCAACCATTTCAATACTACATCCGTGGCCTGTTGAGGTTTAAGTACTTGCTGAGCAGCCCAAACTAAACGATTCAAGTTATTCTTTCTCGACAAATCACTACCCTCAACATTGGGTATAAAGGCAATGCGTACACTGGAACCGGCTTTAACATATTTCAAGGCATTGTTGAGTAATTCTTTGCCTTCCTTGGATTCTGCATTGGCAAATAGCCAAATGGTTAGGAAATGCAAATTGGCCTCGCCTATAGTTTCATAAGAATGTTTGCCCTCAAAGTATTTGATGTTGTTGAGAAGAGTAGCTGTCATATCACGATTGGAGAGTTGTGCCAAATCCTTAACATTATTGAGATCTATATGAGGCTGTCCGGTTAAATCCAAAAATTTGGCATTTTCATTATTACCCAAAATACGTTGATTAAGTCGTGGCATAACATGCGGCTGATTCATTAGATAATCCAATAGATTATCGGAATCCGTTAAATCTCCTTTATAAACTGCTTTCTGCAAACTGGTGGTTTGTTGTATGATTTCAGAGAATATGGCCTCTTCAAAATCACTATCCGAACTTAAAATATTCTGCTGCATGGGTACACCATTCAGTAAAGCCTGTGGGGAATCAGAAAAGCCTAAACGTTCTACAAATTCCAAAGCCAACTGACGGCCATAATCAAAATCAGAATCTTCATCTAATATGTCATCTACAGCAGAGCTGGATAATTTATCAAATGTCTTTTTAAGTtgcattttaatatgtttacGTGTGATTTCCTGCTTAGAGTCTACGGCGGTAAAGACATCGGTTAGAAAACCTAAGGCGGAACGGGCATCTTTTTTCTGGGTAACATAGTTAAAAGCACACACCAAGGCCATATAATCCTCTTTGGTATCTTCGGAGGATTTTGAGGCATCGAATACCAAACCTAATCTGACAGGAGCCGAGTGTACGACAAAACTTTCCGCCAGCTTAATAAGACTACGACTAGTAGGTTTGACGGGATCTACCACCAACAccaaattgaaaacatttttgcgTATATTTCTTAACATACCCGGAAAAGTGGGTCTCAACAGATCCATAACACTTGAGGGCCAGCGGCGGTATTGAGGATCAGTTTCTATATCATTAATCCATAATATGGAGGAATCTCTTATATCTATGGCAAATTCTTTAGAACCCGAACCAGCAAAATCTAAAGCTAAGAGAGAAGAGGCTAAAGATCCCTTCACTTGACTATTGTGTAGACTTTCCAAAACACGTACTTCTGATCTTAAAGTCTCCACCAAGGAGTTCAAATCCATGGTATCAGCATCAAAGAACAAACCATTAACAAATAAAGCGCCATCGGGAGGAATAATATTCAAACTTCTGCCAAACGATTCGGTATTATGTTTCACCTCATTCCTTAGCTGATCACTCACCTTATGGCTAAGCAAAGCCTTAGCTTGCATGGGAAAATTATGAGCTGTGAATTGTAGAATTTTCAAAGCCTCCTCGCCATCTATTTCCGCTATAGCTTGGGCTGCTTGTAGTCCCAAATCTTGAAACTCCCAGGCTTTTAATTGGGCAATTTCCTCATTGCCCTGTTGCAAACTTTGTCTAAGTTTATCTAATGAATGTGAAAGAGTGGGGAAGCGCTCTTTGAGCACCTTGAAGTCAAAACCTTGCACCTCCATTTCTACACCCGATTCAACAGAACTATCATTTGCCGCATCTTCCGAAGGTTTGGGGGCATCATCCTGGGATTTGTATTCAGTggattttaaatgtaattccACACCATAACCCGAAAGACGCACACGTTTTTGTgacttttgatattttaaaggtAAATAATGACgtgttatgtattttatatcacCCGATAAAGCTTTTTCtgttaataaataatgataCTGGGCAAATGTTTTCGAGCCAATATCACCATATAACACCACAGTGCGGGTATTATTTTCCGAACCAGGATAAATATGATCAAATGCATAAGTATCAACATGGGCATCTAATGAATCTTGTTTATTCAGTTTAAGTTTTTGACGCAGCTCATCCAGACTGCAGGCTAACTCGGAGCCAACTTGTGCAAATGTGGCTGAATCGGTACAAGAACCCTGAGCCAAAACTTCAGAAGCAATTTGGAAATGAGTTTGTATGCGAGGCGTTAGACTATGCATGGATACTATCAGCTTCATAAGCGGCATTTGTAGATCTGTAAGACGTTTACGCACCACATTTATGGCGGCATTATAACTTTGTGAGGGCGTTTCTGGAAGAAGGgaaattttattggaaaaaagttattaaaataaaaaatgtcttatTAACTTACCATAACTACTTAACGTCGTTTCCAAATCAGTTATATCCTTTAAGAAATCCCAATACAAATTGGCATTTTCATCCGCCAAATATTCTGCTATTTCCAAATGCAACGGTGTCTGTTCCCATTTGGCATTAATTAATGTAGTGATGGGAAAACTTTTACTTGTTGCAGTTTCCTGGCATAATGCCTCCTTACAGAAGGTGAATAGTGTTAATAACGATAGTAGAGAAGCCTTTCCCCAAAGGctttttgttttgctgttgtGTAGCTTCATTACAGGTTGATGTGGTCAAACAAGATATCTCTAATTTTAACACATAATTTATCTAACTACACTAttggtttaataaaaatattgaagaaaatttataagacAAAGGTTTTgatcacaatttttatataatttttacctattaattattaaattctctattaaatgtaaaaaactgATGTGGCACAACAAATCCGGTGAATAATGAAAACCAATCAATTATTTTCGCAAATGAACAGAGTTgtcaattaaatgtcaaaaggTGAGAAGGGGTGTTACCAGCTGAAAGAAAGcattaaatcaaaaaattttgttgttactatgaaacaaattgtttttataaaaatataattacaaaatgatataatttaaagaatattaattaaaaatcgtGTAATACTTGCTTTTCTtattataattcaaaatataattctatttaatatttcGCCGGCTAAAACATCTGGCAACTTTTGTTTTTAGCATTTTCTTTTATGCAAATATCAGTGGCTAGCAAGAGCTCAGCCGGCgatagattttgaaaataacgacgttaaaataaaattactgttagccaaaataaaagaaaaataattaaaatctatttcttttaaatattcagaattttacaaatttcataataattaaacaaaactttgcggtttatattaaacaaagttatttatagaaatttttgacgGCGTCAACTCTTGACAGAAGCGACGCCAAGTTCTAAAATAAGTTGATGGAAACTGCACTGTTTTCTgctttatttacatatttttgtttacattttgtccATGttccaaaaactttaaaaatatgaagTGTTCCTTGGAGGGTATGAACGCCAAAGGTGGGTCTATAGCTTAAAATTgacttaatttataaattatttctaaaaaaacccCTTAATTTTCAGCCATAGCTAAATCCATACAATCATTAGCCAAGATTGGCAGTGATTTATGTGTAGAGGCcgatgaaaatggtttacaaTTTCGCACCTTTAATCCATCAAAATCCGCCATGGCTACCATACGTTTCCAGCGTATATTTTTCGAAACCTATAGTCTCGAAGAGTCGGGAGTGAATTATTGTAAAGTGTGTATGAAGGCAATATTGgcggtatttaaaaatatgcgtCATGTGGAACGTTGTGAAATACGTTTGTTGGCGGATCAATTGAAATTGCAGGTACAATTTAAATGTAGTTTAGAGACCATGAAAAATGCATTGATTTCGGTGGTTGATGATGAGATTTTAACCACAAATGTTTCTCAGGACGAGGCCATAAATGTGTAAGTTGAAATGTATGAATTTCAAACAAGAATATCTAATATTTtggcttttatttttataaagaattgtgGGTTCATATAAGATTTTCAATGATATATCGAGTAATTTTAATGCCACAGAATCGGAGATAACTTTGGAAAGTATGGGTAATTGTTTAACGGCCAAAAACTATATAGAAGGAGCCAGAGTTAATGATAAATTTATGAGATCTCAATtaaaattaaggtaaaattataGTAAACCTTAGATTTGCtggtttttgataaaaaaaaatgtgttttttaaagACCATAAGTGGTAAAAAGCTAAAGTTAACTATTCtatttttgattcataactttcaTTCTCTTTGTAGTCCCAGTGAATTTGAAACATACAGCATACAGGAAGAATCTGCCATTACTTTTTCCCTTAAAGAATTTCGAGCATTTTTGGCTTTTGCTGAAACTATCAATGAAAATATTACCTTAAATTTTAGTCAAGAAGGTTCTCCTTTATTTGTAACAATGAAAAAAACTGATTATATAGAATGTTCCCTAGTAATGACCACAGTTTTGCCCGAAGATGTTAGCTTTTATGAAGAATGTTTAGAAACGGAAGTTAGCGAACCCGCCCATAATACCACCCGCAAAAGTAACACCTCCAAAACCCATAAACGGAAACATAGTAATTCTAATGTTAATAGCACTTCAGCTGCAGCGGCTAAGAAAAGGTTGTCGGAAGAAACCACTCTGAGTAATGATACAACAATATTTGATTTTGATGGGGATAATAATCATACGAGCCTACATTCGATACAAGCCGCCAGAAATTTGACACAAAGAGATCATGATATGTTAGATGATAATGATATACTATTGGCAGCTGCGGCATTAGATACACCCGACTTATCATTTCAGGATAATAAGAGTGAGGACAGGGATAATGAGGAGGAGGAGGAAGACGAAACAATACCCCAGTCACCCCAGCGGGAGCATGTACCAAAAATACGTACCATATTTGCTCGATGTTTCGAGGCCACCTATATACCCAAAGAACCTTCACCGAATAGTGAAGTTTTTGTACCCAATTCGGATACAGAAgattaatttgtaattgtaaaagtttatttattttaaatatatttaaaaaaaaaatgttataaatatttgtttcatcttaaattcgaataattttcttattaagttTTGTTCGTTTTCACATTAATATTTGGAATAAAGTTTGTGGTAAATACAGCATCAGTTTTTTGATACAATTGTTTCATATTCACCTGTGTTTGACTGAGTGTAAGCAAAACAGATTGCATGGACGTTTGAGatttaattaacatttgatCGGTGTTTAACAATTGTTTCGAGGACGAGGTAACAAGActtttaacaaacatatttaaactGCGCCAAATTGACaaattattttcaactaaaataaggaattattaaaatgtaaaataagaaatttctttaatataacttacttaattttctttgcaataaattgttgttatacAAAGAATCTACATTACTTTTAGACTCCAAGCTGCTGGCATCTAAACTTTTGTCATAAACATCtgcaaaacataaaataaatgttgttacttatttgaatacatttattaatattgtcTCAATGTACCTTCATCAGATTCTGAAGCTTCTCCGGATACTTCTGCAGCCAAAATTCTCTgcaattatttgatttttatataaatgtaaaactttCACTTTATTGGAATAATGTGTTTATTTACTAACCTTTCGGCTTAGATTTAAGTCCATAGTTTCATCTTCCGATTCTGAGGCTTCACCACGCACAACTTCATTCATTTTATATAGAGTTTTTCGATAAATgctatgaaaattataaaaattcttaaaataattcaaagaaaccaaaaatttttttcacaatgtAAACAAGCCACGAGAAGATAACAAACTCTGGCTGGCAAACTTTTTTTACTCGATTATGGGAGAGAGGGAGAAAAGTTCTCTTTTGTGCAGAAAATGAGTATTATTTGCAGAANNNNNNNNNNNNNNNNNNNNNNNNNNNNNNNNNNNNNNNNNNNNNNNNNNNNNNNNNNNNNNNNNNNNNNNNNNNNNNNNNNNNNNNNNNNNNNNNNNNNAATTTTCGTCTGCACATATTTCTCAGAGagggtttttatttattctctcTGCAAAatgagtgaaaaacaaaaaagtttgccAGAAAGTTTGTTAAGTTCACGGGTATATTAAAATCGCagtcataaagaaaattttctatagaaaactgttaacaTTTTTGTCTATTAAAAAACTAAGAAGAAAGGAAACTTTTCTCTACAAAACTCTGTAAATAAGAATATTTCTTATAagaaactagggttctataaatcgacttacgaataatcgaataatcgaccttttgtcgaaaaaagtcgaaaagtcgaagtcgactattttgttccaaaaaagtcgataactcaactatcgtctatgaaaaaagtcgactttgtaaataaaagtcggaaagttggaaagagtcgaaaagtcgaaaaaagtcggaaaaagtcgaaagaagtcgaaaaattcggaaaattcggaaaaagtcgaaaatagtcggaaaaagtcgaaaatagtcggaaaaagtcgaaaagtcggaaaaagacgaaaatagaaagaagtcgaaaaaaactcaaaaaattgcaacaaatagaaaaaatataaataattttttttattaataataaataataataataataataataataacaataataataataatataatgttaaatggcaacattataaatttacacttctggcaactttaaaaatttttaactctggtcggaaaaagtcgaaaataatcgaaaaaagtcggaaagtcgaaaatagtcgaaaaaaaaagtcaaaagtcgaaaaaagtcagaaaatgtcggagagtcgaaaaaagtcgaaaagtcgacgatttataaaatattaaaagtcgaaaagtagaaaaatcgacttttaattaaatgaaaaaagtcgaaaaatcgacttttaactaaatgcaaaaagtccaaagtcgaaaagtcgacttttcataaaagcaaaaagtcgaaaagtcgacttttcgtttcaactatagaatacTTAAGAAGAATATCTTGAAAAGAATATGACAACtgctattattaaaaattaatttttattgtaaaaaagggtaaaatttaaaaaatttattttgcaaaatttcaaaattattttgcttAACATTTCTGGGTCTCATTGGATTGCTCAAATGGATGATAAGGATGGCCAGAAGCTCTtgagaagaaaataaatataacaccattttcttttactatactttacatacataccctgaaaattgaaaataacgCAAATTATGATTTAAACTATCGATATTTAAAACATCTTCGGCAGACAATTCAAAATCGaatatatcaatattttctGCAATATGTTTTTTATCCATAGACTTGGGTATAACAGCATGACCGCATTGTATTTGATAGCGCAATAAAATTTGCGCCGGAGTACGTTTATGTTTTTCCGATAATTGTGAaatctaaaaagaaattttgtaatcaaatattttaatattatttttttaacaaactaaacCTTATAATCTTTTAAAAGTATTCTTTCCTTTTCGGGATTTTTAGCCCAAGGTCTTTTGGGTGAGCCCACCGGTGCATAAGCGGTAATACAAATATCTTGACATTTAGCATAATTAACTAATTCCTTTTGAGTCAGATAAGGATGTATTTCGATTTGTAATGTTTGTGGTCTTATATTACAGTTCTTAAGTAATCTTTTGATTTGTTTCTTATTGAAATTGGATATACCAATATTCTTACATAATTTACTTTCCACCAAATCCTCCATAGCTTGCCAAGTGTTGAGAAAATCATCATCACTATATAACAACTCACCCTGACATATGGGAAAAAGTTCTTCACCTGTTTGAAATCCCATAGGTGTATGCATTAAATACATATCCAAATATTCAAGACCCAAATCTTCCAAAGTTTGTTGGCAAGCGCAGCAGACAGTGTCGGGATTATGGTAAGTATTCCATAATTTGCtggttataaataaattttctctaaaaatcaaaaactaaattattcctttgagtgtaaaatttattattttaaaaggttACCTTTTGACCACTCCgctttcaattttcttttttaaaatttgcccTATCtccttttcatttttatacaaatgagCACAGTCTATATGACGATAACCGGCATCTATAGCTATACCCACTGCTTTAGCTACTTTTTCGGACTCCTCATTATTATTGCTATTTTGTTTGGGTTtctaatttgaatttttcatattaaattgtttttaattttaactaaaattgttaCCTTTTGACCTTGCTGttcaactttttctaaaactgcGAAATCATTGGAGCTCTagagaatttatagaaatagaacttaaattttaataaaaatttctcttataactgaactattactaaactagaactgagaacatacccttcaccttcgtgagaagggtatatataatataaagtatatatattctggatccttatagatagcggagtcgattaagccatgtctgtctgttcgtctgtctgtctgtctgttgaaatcagtttttagaggtccccagatatcggcgagatccgaatcttcaataattcagttagacatgctttcgagaagatcgctatttaaaatcagcaaaatcggtctataaataacggaggtatgagcaaaaatccgagacaaccttagaaaatttcatcaaaaagccatattttgtatgctttgttaaaaaagcaacaacaacactgtgaattgaatGAGGATGTAGATGTGCGTGTGGATATGTATTTGGTTTtcttcagctgtgtattttttttgtattcacgagggtataacaagaacaaggagttaagcagtaatatgttggtaatacagctcatatttgtttgaggacGGTTATACAGTTTGACAGTGGTATTACAGTGCAACGGTCAATATTTCtttctagggttctatagttgaaacgaaaagttgacttttcgactttttggattttatgaaaagtcgacttttcgatttcgactttttgcatttagttaaaagtcgatttttcgactttttcatttaattaaaagtcgatttttcgactttaatattttataaatagtcgactttttttgactattttcgacttttgacttttttcgactattttcgactttccgacttttttcgactttttacgaccagatttaaaaatattattattattattaataaaaaaattttatttatattttttctatttgttgcaattttttgagttttttcgacttctatctattttcgactttttccgactcttcgactttttccgactattttcgactttttccgaatttttcgacttctttcgactttttccgacttttttcgactctttccgacttttcgacttttttcgactttccgacatttcgacttttatttacaaagtcgacttttcgacttttttcatagacgatagtcgagttatcgacttttttggaacaaaatagtcgacttcgacttttttcgacaaaaagtcgattgttcgattattcgaaagtcgatttatagaaccctatttctttctgctacagtttatatttgtttgtgtgtatgttatgtgtgacatgtgtgtgtgagatacaaaataaataaaaactgtttttttttaaacagaaatattacttgttctTTATAAATTGATATTAAGAGATTATCCTTTGAATCTTTTGACAACTTACACTCCATGTTCCAAAACCAATTATGGGCATTTCATTGCCATTATTCATAACAATTGCCGGCAATTCACAATGATGACGTTtgctaaattattttcaaaattaattttgaaataaactatATTTTGCCTAGATTAACTTACGCTAGGAGTACAATTTTTccgaaattatttgtaaaactatttttcaataaagatttcaacatttttattaagaaattgatattttaataacaaagtcaaaatggtattttaaatgaaaacgtatttattatttgtgacagaaaaataacaaaattttgacaattttaaataaaacaacaacaaataaaatataaacaagtaagagtgctatattcggctgtgccgaatcttatatacccttcaccaagtatgttttataaaacagtttttatttattttgtatctctgcacacatgtcacacataacatacacacaaacaaatataaactgtagcagaaagaaatattaaccgttgtactgtaatactaccgtcaaactgtattaccaccctcaaacaaatatcagctgtattaccaacatattactgctttatctccttgttatacccacttacctacgtgagaacagaacatcatccaaacatacaaaaaaatacacaactgaataaaaccaaatacatctttatccaattcacagtgttgttgttgcttttttaacaaagcatgaaaaaaatgtggcttttttgatgaaattttcagaggttgtctcggatttttgctcatatctccgttatttatagaccgattttgctgattttaaatagttatcttctcgaaagcatgtctaactcaattattgaagattcggatctcgccgatatctgggaacctctaaaaaatgatttcaacagacagacggacatggcttaatcgactccgctatctataaggatccagaatatatatactttacagggtgggaaaattatattatagaaattacaaacggaatgacaaacttatatatacccttctcacgaaggtgaagggtataaaaataaaagcaaaacaaaagctCTTAgaagaaagctttttttttggCTAAAGCTACCTAGACTTCACATTGCAtatagtaatttaaaaaaaaaaaaacaattaaaaaacatcAGTGCATTTCCATCAGCTAATagaggaaaaacaaaaacaatttattcaagtgttaaacaaatttataaaaaaattattatttaatatgtgtacaaatgcaacaaataaaataaattcaaatccAGTGCCTTTTGTTACGCTTAAAAATGGTCGTAAAATGCCTATGATTGGTCTGGGAACATGGAGGGCAAGTATTCGCGTATTAACAtgtttataatatgtattttgcaCTTGACCGTCAAAACTACATAAACATGACAAGGTCATCGATATTTGTAGGGTATATAGgaggtatttaaaaaaatgttttatatttgacAACAATAAGCCGGTATGTTTTCACAAAAAGTTtggtgaaatattgaaaatgtgaTATTGACTGGGTCATAAATAtagcaatttaaaataaacggttattttttatatttgcacAATGGCATGGcgaataatatacaaaattactAATTGTTTATCATTTAGTTTAATTGACAAGTCATATTACTACTCCTTAAGAGACAGTCAAAGAACTAGTTCATTGAGCAGTTTCCTTATCTTcgctttattttaatttaagccGCAATACACggttgcacagtggtatagaaaaaagagggaaataattcgctATCTTCTAactttggtatgcacaaagaggaggtgttgtcgagtttatgctttgaatttggaccttataggccaatttggacacctcggctatgttaaatttttaaaacgatcctattacTTCATTTgagttcatatttaaaaaaattttcatatatagaatctcctcatcgagcactataaaaaaattatctcttatagtttaggatatattcgcatttgaaaattaaaattttaaaatttttaccgtccttactttagttttttgataatagcggatccaaatattcccgattttcgccattttttcattcttttattcgcttaacaacaagtttatatatcaaacagttaaagaattatgtaaaaatcatgactgagtccaatgTTATagacattttagtttaaaaaattaaaaaaggcgattttttgccatttttttggggaaaaaagtatctttttctttttaagttatctaaaaagtttctaagaagatgtatatataatttatactttttggaaagctgactttacataaaatacgataaatgaaacaaaacctaaaaatttttgataccgagaggaccaggtccatccaaaaaaaaacctattttttatggaaaattgaattttgagcaaaaattctcaaatcgcatagtcgatatcaaattatagtgacctgttttatatgacccaatatgttcttaatcattttgtaacgggtttcgataaccccgcccctggtatggatataataggcaaaaaacaaaaaatcccctttttgggattttttaaaactcttttgggaattccgggaattctaataagaaaattcgaaatttttatttaattttggattttgagtaaaaaaatctacctaactgtaaaatttcattaaaaaatattcataaataaaatttttattgcgatttgaaaaatttgtatcttcgcaaaaactgaataaaaaaatttttaagttgacactgttttttacacattttctgcacattttactgacaacattgtaagatctaacaaccgtgtatgcATAACATTATTTATAACCTAAAATGTGTCATTTtattgtagggtataaaaatgttcctTAAAACCGCAACgtttacaacaaatttgttgttatttaaaagcttttgtaattcattaatttgtttttgctctttttGCAGTTGCAACGTAAAGCTTCGGATGTGGTGCATGATGCTTTCGATGTGGGT
Proteins encoded:
- the LOC111676619 gene encoding biogenesis of lysosome-related organelles complex 1 subunit 3, whose protein sequence is MNEVVRGEASESEDETMDLNLSRKRILAAEVSGEASESDEDVYDKSLDASSLESKSNVDSLYNNNLLQRKLIENNLSIWRSLNMFVKSLVTSSSKQLLNTDQMLIKSQTSMQSVLLTLSQTQVNMKQLYQKTDAVFTTNFIPNINVKTNKT
- the LOC111676616 gene encoding UDP-glucose:glycoprotein glucosyltransferase; its protein translation is MKLHNSKTKSLWGKASLLSLLTLFTFCKEALCQETATSKSFPITTLINAKWEQTPLHLEIAEYLADENANLYWDFLKDITDLETTLSSYETPSQSYNAAINVVRKRLTDLQMPLMKLIVSMHSLTPRIQTHFQIASEVLAQGSCTDSATFAQVGSELACSLDELRQKLKLNKQDSLDAHVDTYAFDHIYPGSENNTRTVVLYGDIGSKTFAQYHYLLTEKALSGDIKYITRHYLPLKYQKSQKRVRLSGYGVELHLKSTEYKSQDDAPKPSEDAANDSSVESGVEMEVQGFDFKVLKERFPTLSHSLDKLRQSLQQGNEEIAQLKAWEFQDLGLQAAQAIAEIDGEEALKILQFTAHNFPMQAKALLSHKVSDQLRNEVKHNTESFGRSLNIIPPDGALFVNGLFFDADTMDLNSLVETLRSEVRVLESLHNSQVKGSLASSLLALDFAGSGSKEFAIDIRDSSILWINDIETDPQYRRWPSSVMDLLRPTFPGMLRNIRKNVFNLVLVVDPVKPTSRSLIKLAESFVVHSAPVRLGLVFDASKSSEDTKEDYMALVCAFNYVTQKKDARSALGFLTDVFTAVDSKQEITRKHIKMQLKKTFDKLSSSAVDDILDEDSDFDYGRQLALEFVERLGFSDSPQALLNGVPMQQNILSSDSDFEEAIFSEIIQQTTSLQKAVYKGDLTDSDNLLDYLMNQPHVMPRLNQRILGNNENAKFLDLTGQPHIDLNNVKDLAQLSNRDMTATLLNNIKYFEGKHSYETIGEANLHFLTIWLFANAESKEGKELLNNALKYVKAGSSVRIAFIPNVEGSDLSRKNNLNRLVWAAQQVLKPQQATDVVLKWLKQSSDKWEIPGQVNDFLDFTELHMKILRVYAQRVLNLKANERLVIGNGKIIGPIGTNEQFGIEDFGLIDRFNAIQYGDKLRKVLKQKSLDIEESDFDSDTLLKLYACLIPRQSKTRFKIPDDVKEAHSVVKLKPKHEDLPHFEINAVVDPASRSAQKLAPILILLRNTVNCNMKVYLTPVNQHSDMPVKNFYRYVVETEIQFLPNGELAEGPIAKFTGVPANPLLTQNVQVPENWLVEAVRSVYDLDNIKLSEIGGPVHSEFELEYLLLEGHCFDASTGAPPRGLQVTLGTQDNPTMVDTIVMANLGYFQLKANPGVWTLRLREGKSADIYDITFAEGPNTLHQEGNTQVVISSLRSHVIKLRVTKKPGMQHADLLGDEENQQQSGIWNSIASSFGGGSSHEGEPETINIFSLASGHLYERLLRLMMLSVMKNTKSPVKFWFLKNYLSPQFTDFLPHMAKEYGFQYELVQYKWPRWLHQQTEKQRTIWGYKILFLDVLFPLNVRKIIFVDADAIVRADLKELYDMDLGGAPYAYTPFCDSRKEMEGFRFWKQGYWKSHLMGRRYHISALYVVDLKRFRKIAAGDRLRGQYQALSQDPNSLSNLDQDLPNNMIHQVAIKSLPDEWLWCQTWCSDNAFKTAKVIDLCNNPMTKEAKLTAAQRIVPEWKDYDAEIKALMARIEDHENADHNEQIVGEHNLTPNADDPPKHSEL
- the LOC111676618 gene encoding cell cycle checkpoint control protein RAD9A, which produces MKCSLEGMNAKAIAKSIQSLAKIGSDLCVEADENGLQFRTFNPSKSAMATIRFQRIFFETYSLEESGVNYCKVCMKAILAVFKNMRHVERCEIRLLADQLKLQVQFKCSLETMKNALISVVDDEILTTNVSQDEAINVIVGSYKIFNDISSNFNATESEITLESMGNCLTAKNYIEGARVNDKFMRSQLKLSPSEFETYSIQEESAITFSLKEFRAFLAFAETINENITLNFSQEGSPLFVTMKKTDYIECSLVMTTVLPEDVSFYEECLETEVSEPAHNTTRKSNTSKTHKRKHSNSNVNSTSAAAAKKRLSEETTLSNDTTIFDFDGDNNHTSLHSIQAARNLTQRDHDMLDDNDILLAAAALDTPDLSFQDNKSEDRDNEEEEEDETIPQSPQREHVPKIRTIFARCFEATYIPKEPSPNSEVFVPNSDTED